The Pseudomonas sp. G2-4 genome window below encodes:
- a CDS encoding TRAP transporter permease, whose translation MSEDQHGIATDPRDWPKTLFYVALLFSVFQIVTAAFSPVSSIVLRAVHVGFLLWVVFLSYPAYGKQRPWQPLAWALSLAGVATALYQWVFEADLIQRSGDLTPADMVIGVVLIALVFEAARRVMGIALPIICSLFLAYGLFGEYLPGDLAHRGYGFDQIVNQLSFGTEGLYGTPTYVSATYIFLFILFGAFLEKAGMIKLFTDFAMGLFGHKLGGPAKVAVVSSALMGTITGSGIANVVTTGQFTIPLMKRFGYKAAFAGGVEATSSMGSQIMPPVMGAVAFIMAETINVPFVEIAKAALIPACLYFGSVFWMVHLEAKRSDLKGLPKDQCPSAWSAVKESWYLLIPLGVLVYLLFSGRTPLFSGMVGLALTAIVILGSAIILKVSNYALRCAFWIALGVLCVGFFRLGIGVVFAVIAVLVVTCWFMKGTRETLVICLYALVDGARHAVPVGIACALVGSIIAVVSLTGVASTFAGYILAIGRDNLLLSLILTMLTCLVLGMGIPTIPNYIITSSIAAPALLELGVPLIVSHMFVFYFGILADLTPPVALACFAAAPIARESGLKISFWAVRIALAGFVIPFMAVYNPALMLQGDNLWMTAYMLIKTLLAVGLWGMASTGYLQQKMPIWERLMCFAAGALLVVALPLTDEIGFVLAGLMIFQHIWRSRRTGRALA comes from the coding sequence CGGCATCGCCACCGACCCGCGGGACTGGCCCAAGACCCTGTTTTACGTGGCCTTGCTGTTTTCCGTATTCCAGATCGTCACCGCTGCGTTTTCTCCGGTCTCCAGCATCGTGCTTCGGGCGGTGCACGTCGGATTTCTGCTGTGGGTGGTATTCCTCAGCTACCCGGCCTACGGCAAGCAACGTCCGTGGCAACCCTTGGCCTGGGCCTTGAGTCTGGCGGGCGTGGCGACAGCGCTCTATCAGTGGGTGTTCGAGGCCGATCTTATCCAGCGTTCTGGCGATCTGACCCCTGCCGACATGGTGATCGGCGTTGTGCTGATCGCGCTGGTATTCGAAGCCGCTCGACGGGTGATGGGCATCGCGCTGCCGATCATTTGCAGCTTGTTCCTCGCCTATGGCCTGTTCGGCGAGTATCTGCCGGGGGACTTGGCCCATCGCGGCTATGGCTTTGATCAAATCGTCAACCAACTGTCCTTCGGCACCGAAGGGCTGTACGGCACGCCGACCTACGTATCGGCCACCTACATCTTCCTGTTCATCCTGTTCGGGGCCTTTTTGGAAAAGGCCGGAATGATCAAGCTGTTCACCGATTTCGCCATGGGCCTGTTCGGCCACAAGCTTGGCGGGCCGGCGAAAGTGGCGGTGGTGTCATCAGCGCTGATGGGCACCATCACCGGTTCGGGTATCGCCAATGTGGTGACCACTGGGCAATTCACCATTCCACTGATGAAGCGCTTCGGCTACAAGGCCGCGTTTGCCGGCGGGGTGGAAGCCACCTCCAGCATGGGCAGCCAGATCATGCCGCCAGTGATGGGCGCGGTGGCCTTCATCATGGCCGAAACCATCAATGTGCCGTTTGTTGAAATCGCCAAGGCAGCGCTGATACCGGCGTGCCTGTACTTCGGCTCGGTATTCTGGATGGTTCACCTGGAAGCCAAGCGCTCCGACCTCAAGGGTTTGCCCAAGGACCAGTGTCCCAGCGCCTGGAGCGCCGTCAAGGAGAGCTGGTACCTGCTGATCCCGCTCGGGGTATTGGTCTACCTGCTGTTTTCCGGACGCACGCCGCTGTTTTCCGGCATGGTCGGCCTGGCGTTGACGGCCATTGTGATTCTCGGCTCGGCGATCATTCTCAAGGTCTCGAACTACGCCTTGCGCTGTGCATTCTGGATCGCGCTGGGGGTGCTCTGCGTCGGTTTTTTCCGGCTGGGCATCGGTGTGGTCTTTGCGGTAATAGCCGTGCTGGTGGTGACCTGCTGGTTCATGAAGGGTACTCGAGAAACCCTCGTCATTTGCCTGTACGCCTTGGTGGACGGCGCTCGTCACGCCGTCCCGGTGGGGATCGCCTGCGCATTGGTGGGCAGCATCATCGCCGTGGTGTCACTGACCGGCGTAGCGTCCACCTTTGCCGGCTACATCCTCGCCATCGGCAGGGACAACCTGCTGCTGTCGCTGATCCTGACCATGCTCACCTGCCTGGTGTTGGGCATGGGTATCCCGACCATTCCCAACTACATCATCACCAGTTCCATCGCCGCGCCTGCCCTGCTGGAACTGGGCGTACCGCTGATCGTGTCGCACATGTTCGTGTTCTATTTCGGCATCCTCGCCGACCTGACGCCGCCGGTGGCGCTGGCCTGTTTCGCCGCCGCGCCAATTGCCAGGGAAAGTGGCCTGAAAATCAGCTTCTGGGCGGTGCGCATCGCCCTTGCTGGCTTTGTCATTCCATTCATGGCGGTCTATAACCCGGCATTGATGCTCCAAGGTGACAATTTATGGATGACGGCGTACATGCTGATCAAGACGTTGTTGGCGGTCGGACTTTGGGGCATGGCGTCCACCGGCTATCTGCAACAGAAGATGCCGATCTGGGAACGCTTGATGTGTTTTGCCGCCGGCGCATTGCTGGTGGTGGCGCTACCGCTGACCGATGAGATCGGTTTCGTGCTGGCCGGACTAATGATCTTCCAACACATCTGGCGCTCGCGGCGCACCGGGCGGGCCTTGGCGTGA
- a CDS encoding DUF1850 domain-containing protein → MIGLCLGLAGVVWAQLEISSFTLAWNHTIEKVRWEEDYRVTAQGLVLGEARVKGNGAGMDIPDGARLENGSWHYQRPLPPLQPLKLGRTPQAGDYELCFDGGCRPMSHWLGPPATRQPTVELWSCGQS, encoded by the coding sequence GTGATCGGCTTGTGCCTGGGCTTGGCCGGGGTGGTCTGGGCACAGCTTGAGATCAGCAGCTTCACACTGGCGTGGAACCACACCATCGAGAAGGTCCGCTGGGAGGAAGACTATCGCGTGACCGCACAGGGACTGGTCTTGGGTGAAGCCAGGGTCAAAGGCAATGGCGCAGGCATGGACATTCCCGACGGTGCCCGGCTGGAAAACGGCAGTTGGCATTACCAGCGTCCGTTGCCGCCCCTGCAACCGTTGAAACTGGGCCGCACCCCGCAGGCCGGCGATTACGAGTTGTGCTTCGATGGCGGTTGCAGGCCGATGAGCCATTGGCTTGGGCCGCCTGCAACACGTCAGCCAACCGTGGAGCTGTGGAGTTGCGGACAGTCCTGA